The sequence below is a genomic window from Pagrus major chromosome 20, Pma_NU_1.0.
TAGCAAATCTTCTCACTAATGGTCTCGCTTGCTTATGTAGGCTGCTATCTATCCATAACATCTCTACGCTCTCTCTCCACCACAGGCCCTACAGCTCAATTCCTCTGAAAATTCAAAGCTGGCAATGATGGCGAAAACCATTGGAATCCCCTCTGCTCCTGTACTCAAAGCCGTGTCAGAAAGCTACTCTTTGGTGAGCATCAGAATAATTCTGTAAATGAAGTAATggattaagaaaaaaacagacaacatgacCTGGTATTCTGTCCTCTTAGGAGACCTGTTTGACAAACATGTCTGAGGGTCTTCAGCTGCACCGGGCCTTACTGAGCTCTGTCACTCCTCGCCTGAAGAACCAAAACAAAGTGACCGCGCTACAGACTGACATCAGAGACCTTGTCATTCAGATCAACAAGGTGGGGGATTTATTCTAAATCAATCTTTCTTAACAAATGATGCTTACTTTTAGGCAAGTTTACTGATGTTTTTTCGTGTACTTTGCAGTTGCTGAAAAAGGTGCAAGCAGAGGCTGTGGTGCAGCCCTCACCGACCCCTGTTGCCTTAAATCTACCAGGGGAATATGAATACCAGGTAGCAGCACACCTGACTCTGGTGCAGCTCCAGGCCTTCGGGCAGGACGTGGTCCGCTGCCTCAGGAGTCTGGAACAGAGCaatgaggaggagacagagagctgACCATGATCCAACCGCTTTTGGCACATGTCCAAAAACGTGACATATTCTGCCATTTTTTATTATggcattaatttatttgttacaaatatttatttctatttatatagatatttatttaaatagaaTATTTATTGAGGGAATTTATTTTTGATAGCTTTGTATGCcttgttcctctttttgttgACGGCTGAGCTAACTTCTGTTTTAACACTAGTCTGCTGACCTCTTCTGAAAGTACGTCATCATCACACCTACATTACATGGCAataactgtaaaatgaaatcCTCCTCCAAAAACAAACTatatacatttatgtttaaaaagtGCAAAAGAGATGAATACACTAACAATTCTTACAGCCGAGTTTAAAGGGGCacgatgtagttttggggaagaaaaagaaaagatcttcattgactgatttttaatatctaaacaaacagaataaacaaactctcttcgttttaatgactgaataaactgaataaacaaaatgaccttaaaggacaacacagtttcacactattttactttgtttatatgtggcggaccctgccacctttctagcttcaaacagtgttctggggactttatttttctcttaaaagattgtttattcaggtttggaaaaaaattaatatttctgagtattattacctcattaatattttaaatattaaaattctaagtttgaatttcttctccaaaactacatagtgcccttttaataaaaaaaaaatgtggaggAAAACAGGGAGTTTAGAGACAGCCTGACTTCTCAACATCTGTCTGAGCTGAATGGTAACACTAGCAGACATTTGTTGACACTCATTTGAGGGGATTGGGGGCACACTAAGGATTAATGATACAgtctgttaaatgtttaaaagaaacTACTTTTGTTTGAATCCGTTTTGAATgaatgacttaaaaaaaaacaacctgtacatgtttgtattttctgattttccaataaaataaataactgcaCTGAAAAGGGAGTCGCTCCTTTCTGTAAGCCACTTGGTGATGCTCAGAAATGCTGTCTCATTGATGAAATTACATCTAAAATTCCAGTTAAGCTAATACTGGTATAGAGAAGTGCAACTAAAAGTGAAATAGAGGCTCTTGTGTCATTATTTCTGCCACACTGCCAGACAGATTTCCTGGAGTGTTGCAAGCAACAGTGGGTGGGCAACAGTCTGATGACCACAAGCTTTTGTCACTAAGAGGATGGTCCAAAGTCCCTTGTACGTAATGTCA
It includes:
- the csf3a gene encoding colony stimulating factor 3 (granulocyte) a, coding for MNILIAAFVLPCYMATLGLSAPLPGRGALVEDPQSQELVEMSRSLIEKILQAIPDTHASCITSQALQLNSSENSKLAMMAKTIGIPSAPVLKAVSESYSLETCLTNMSEGLQLHRALLSSVTPRLKNQNKVTALQTDIRDLVIQINKLLKKVQAEAVVQPSPTPVALNLPGEYEYQVAAHLTLVQLQAFGQDVVRCLRSLEQSNEEETES